The proteins below are encoded in one region of Vespa velutina chromosome 11, iVesVel2.1, whole genome shotgun sequence:
- the LOC124952834 gene encoding coiled-coil domain-containing protein 40 isoform X2 — protein MKRFQNALKEHLLRLANKLSEEILDLEAVLKSTKKKHEEESLQLYYVQQEISQQQNTIEKYQNTLMKLTSLREEKDQKISDIKELHKKAQKKMLEEKEKEDKLSHDLQKMTALQNQFADWEKEIKKCLIISKKTCQKDAILQQELINEKQRKDCILFKLREEVWRLEEEITNLNEQIQLKLKEKVATSQLVADANADLEALHREHTNLCNAWNTVVLNISKRDKIYDQLTEEREKMHHSFNTLQTEIEKLKKETLKESENNENLTSLQSRIEDDIAIVSKTVTTGNARINNLEFELIKITKFGEQTLNEYNFAHAEYQNYLNKEEQIDKELARLMNWKIEQENLIFEKLKEKVTHDKAARYLNKLLMNTKKIIQEQELLVVQVENSHGKNLLEIAKLNTSIENEKIEYQELLQRNNEKEKDISKLQKEIKKFDTVIEGKQMKIITLNKMIDQILESKDGEEINPQDLKILTLEKNIQETEQNNQKAQQFWLRQQRYMVTLSQQRDEQLQQLNILNKEVMIMEQKNMKIQYQLDKFKKEDANMDKTINLLHQKLLQLNANLSAQKELREELEDKNCIKKNEYLTSLENAEFDLVKLQSDLQVLINEKAVLNEELITAQRESLSWEKKVQIMEETRKEIKSEHSSGGDIALMKSEIHKMEMRLSHLKRAQEKLINDMEFCVGRRDVILNKVMSKLKRNPKEQQNQKIVFSKRIKDQKLQIKQILKEIKQTEFNILQLEEKMKKMLKELDEKRQALKEIEDIIPDINQEIMKMDMLKSYKLKSLVFKQRKVKLLQDVKSGRYKMLFKNEALLNDELQNERILHSYLVHVMEQTKQDFPLLKNSIHKIMLTLQIL, from the exons ATGAAAAGATTTCAAAATGCATTAAAAGAACATCTTCTTCGTCTAGCTAATAAGCTTTCAGAAGAAATACTTGAtctt gaAGCAGTCTTAAAGTCTActaaaaagaaacatgaagAAGAAAGTCTACAGCTCTATTATGTACAACAAGAAATTTCACAACAACAAaatacaattgaaaaatatcaaaatacgCTGATGAAACTTACATCtttacgagaagaaaaagatcaaaaaattagtgatataaaagaattacataaaaaagCACAGAAGAAGATGctggaggaaaaagaaaaagaagataaacttTCACATGACTTACAAAAAATGACAGCTTTACAAAATCAATTTGCTGattgggaaaaagaaataaaaaaatgtttaataatttctaagaaAACATGTCAAAAAGATGCAATTCTTCAGCaggaattaattaatgaaaagcaGAGAAAAGactgtattttatttaaacttcGAGAAGAAGTATGGAGattggaagaagaaataaccaatttaaatgaacaaataCAACTTAAacttaaagaaaaagtagcAACAAGTCAATTGGTTGCAGATGCAAATGCAGATTTAGAAGCTTTACATAGGGAACATACAAATTTATGTAATGCGTGGAATACtgttgtattaaatattagtaaacgtgataaaatatatgatcaaTTAACAGAAGAGCGTGA aaaaatGCATCATTCTTTTAATACATTGCaaacagaaatagaaaaactaaagaaagaaacacttAAAGAatcagaaaataatgaaaatttaacatCATTGCAATCAAGAATAGAGGATGATATAGCAATTGTCTCAAAAACGGTTACAACTGGGAATGCAAGGATTAATAATCTTGAAtttgaattgataaaaattactaAATTTGGAGAACAAACTTTAAATGAGTATAATTTTGCACATGCT gaatatcaaaattatttaaataaagagGAACAAATTGACAAAGAACTAGCAAGATTAATGAATTGGAAAATAGAACAAGAGAatcttatttttgaaaaattaaaagaaaaagttacaCATGATAAAGCAGCACGTTATCTAAACAAGCTCTTAATGAATACAAAGAAGATAATACAAGAACAAGAACTATTAGTGGTTCAAGTAGAAAATTCACATGGAAAGAATTTATTAGAGATAGCAAAATTAAACACCtctatagaaaatgaaaaaatagaatatcaaGAACTTTtgcaaagaaataatgaaaaagaaaaagatataagcaAATTacagaaggaaataaaaaaatttgacacTGTAATTGAAgggaaacaaatgaaaattattactttaaacAAAATGATTGATCAG ATTCTAGAAAGTAAAGATGGTGAAGAAATCAACCCACAGGACTTAAAAATACTCActttagaaaagaatattcaaGAAACCGaacaaaataatcaaaaagcACAACAATTTTGGCTACGTCAGCAAAGATATATGGTTACATTGAGTCAGCAAAGAGATGAACAACTTCAGCAgcttaatattcttaataaggAGGTTATGATAATGGAgcagaaaaatatgaagataCAATATCAATTAGACAAATTTAAGAAGGAAGATGCAAATATGGATAAGACAATAAATTTGTTGCATCAGAAACTATTGCAATTAAATGCAAATCTTTCTGCTCAAAAGGAGCTTAGAGAAGAATTggaagataaaaattgtatcaaaaagaatgaatatttGACATCATTGGAGAATGCAGAGTTTGATCTCGTAAAATTACAAAGTGATTTAcaagtattaataaatgagaaaGCAGTTTTAAACGAAGAATTAATTACAGCACAGAGAGAAAGTTTGTCTtgggagaaaaaa gttCAGATTAtggaagaaacaagaaaagaaataaaaagtgaacACAGTAGTGGTGGTGATATAGCATTAATGAAGAGTGAAATTCATAAAATGGAAATGCGTCTTTCACATTTGAAAAGAGCTCaagaaaagttaattaatgatatgGAATTTTGTGTAGGGAGGAGAGATGTTATTTTGAATAAAGTTATGAGCAAGTTAAAAAGGAATCCTAAGGAGcaacaaaatcaaaaaatagtGTTCTCTAAACGTATTAAAGATCAGAAATTACAaatcaaacaaattttaaag gaaataaaacaaacagaatttaacatattacaattggaagaaaagatgaaaaaaatgttaaaagaattaGACGAAAAAAGACAAGCATTAAAGGAGATTGAAGATATTATTCCTGACATAAATcaagaaattatgaaaatggaCATGCTTAAAAGTTAT aaattgaAGTCATTAGTGTTTAAACaacgaaaagtaaaattacTCCAAGATGTTAAATCCGGTCGTTACAAAAtgctttttaaaaatgaagcGTTACTGAACGATGAGTTGCAAAACGAACGAATTCTTCATAGCTACTTGGTGCATGTGATGGAGCAAACAAAACAAGATTTTCCACTTCTGAAAAATagtatacataaaataatgttgacattacagatattataa
- the LOC124952834 gene encoding coiled-coil domain-containing protein 40 isoform X1, giving the protein MSDAQVENLSLKYDSSTPNSTHDSNKLSKSFWLGKASVQIPNVLDPDDALMKRFQNALKEHLLRLANKLSEEILDLEAVLKSTKKKHEEESLQLYYVQQEISQQQNTIEKYQNTLMKLTSLREEKDQKISDIKELHKKAQKKMLEEKEKEDKLSHDLQKMTALQNQFADWEKEIKKCLIISKKTCQKDAILQQELINEKQRKDCILFKLREEVWRLEEEITNLNEQIQLKLKEKVATSQLVADANADLEALHREHTNLCNAWNTVVLNISKRDKIYDQLTEEREKMHHSFNTLQTEIEKLKKETLKESENNENLTSLQSRIEDDIAIVSKTVTTGNARINNLEFELIKITKFGEQTLNEYNFAHAEYQNYLNKEEQIDKELARLMNWKIEQENLIFEKLKEKVTHDKAARYLNKLLMNTKKIIQEQELLVVQVENSHGKNLLEIAKLNTSIENEKIEYQELLQRNNEKEKDISKLQKEIKKFDTVIEGKQMKIITLNKMIDQILESKDGEEINPQDLKILTLEKNIQETEQNNQKAQQFWLRQQRYMVTLSQQRDEQLQQLNILNKEVMIMEQKNMKIQYQLDKFKKEDANMDKTINLLHQKLLQLNANLSAQKELREELEDKNCIKKNEYLTSLENAEFDLVKLQSDLQVLINEKAVLNEELITAQRESLSWEKKVQIMEETRKEIKSEHSSGGDIALMKSEIHKMEMRLSHLKRAQEKLINDMEFCVGRRDVILNKVMSKLKRNPKEQQNQKIVFSKRIKDQKLQIKQILKEIKQTEFNILQLEEKMKKMLKELDEKRQALKEIEDIIPDINQEIMKMDMLKSYKLKSLVFKQRKVKLLQDVKSGRYKMLFKNEALLNDELQNERILHSYLVHVMEQTKQDFPLLKNSIHKIMLTLQIL; this is encoded by the exons ATGTCTGATGCACAAGTAGAAAATCTATCTCTTAAATATGATTCATCTACACCTAATTCAACGCATGATTCAAACAAACTATCTAAGTCATTTTGGTTAGGCAAAGCCTCTGTACAGATTCCAAATGTTTTAGATCCAGATGATGCATTGATGAAAAGATTTCAAAATGCATTAAAAGAACATCTTCTTCGTCTAGCTAATAAGCTTTCAGAAGAAATACTTGAtctt gaAGCAGTCTTAAAGTCTActaaaaagaaacatgaagAAGAAAGTCTACAGCTCTATTATGTACAACAAGAAATTTCACAACAACAAaatacaattgaaaaatatcaaaatacgCTGATGAAACTTACATCtttacgagaagaaaaagatcaaaaaattagtgatataaaagaattacataaaaaagCACAGAAGAAGATGctggaggaaaaagaaaaagaagataaacttTCACATGACTTACAAAAAATGACAGCTTTACAAAATCAATTTGCTGattgggaaaaagaaataaaaaaatgtttaataatttctaagaaAACATGTCAAAAAGATGCAATTCTTCAGCaggaattaattaatgaaaagcaGAGAAAAGactgtattttatttaaacttcGAGAAGAAGTATGGAGattggaagaagaaataaccaatttaaatgaacaaataCAACTTAAacttaaagaaaaagtagcAACAAGTCAATTGGTTGCAGATGCAAATGCAGATTTAGAAGCTTTACATAGGGAACATACAAATTTATGTAATGCGTGGAATACtgttgtattaaatattagtaaacgtgataaaatatatgatcaaTTAACAGAAGAGCGTGA aaaaatGCATCATTCTTTTAATACATTGCaaacagaaatagaaaaactaaagaaagaaacacttAAAGAatcagaaaataatgaaaatttaacatCATTGCAATCAAGAATAGAGGATGATATAGCAATTGTCTCAAAAACGGTTACAACTGGGAATGCAAGGATTAATAATCTTGAAtttgaattgataaaaattactaAATTTGGAGAACAAACTTTAAATGAGTATAATTTTGCACATGCT gaatatcaaaattatttaaataaagagGAACAAATTGACAAAGAACTAGCAAGATTAATGAATTGGAAAATAGAACAAGAGAatcttatttttgaaaaattaaaagaaaaagttacaCATGATAAAGCAGCACGTTATCTAAACAAGCTCTTAATGAATACAAAGAAGATAATACAAGAACAAGAACTATTAGTGGTTCAAGTAGAAAATTCACATGGAAAGAATTTATTAGAGATAGCAAAATTAAACACCtctatagaaaatgaaaaaatagaatatcaaGAACTTTtgcaaagaaataatgaaaaagaaaaagatataagcaAATTacagaaggaaataaaaaaatttgacacTGTAATTGAAgggaaacaaatgaaaattattactttaaacAAAATGATTGATCAG ATTCTAGAAAGTAAAGATGGTGAAGAAATCAACCCACAGGACTTAAAAATACTCActttagaaaagaatattcaaGAAACCGaacaaaataatcaaaaagcACAACAATTTTGGCTACGTCAGCAAAGATATATGGTTACATTGAGTCAGCAAAGAGATGAACAACTTCAGCAgcttaatattcttaataaggAGGTTATGATAATGGAgcagaaaaatatgaagataCAATATCAATTAGACAAATTTAAGAAGGAAGATGCAAATATGGATAAGACAATAAATTTGTTGCATCAGAAACTATTGCAATTAAATGCAAATCTTTCTGCTCAAAAGGAGCTTAGAGAAGAATTggaagataaaaattgtatcaaaaagaatgaatatttGACATCATTGGAGAATGCAGAGTTTGATCTCGTAAAATTACAAAGTGATTTAcaagtattaataaatgagaaaGCAGTTTTAAACGAAGAATTAATTACAGCACAGAGAGAAAGTTTGTCTtgggagaaaaaa gttCAGATTAtggaagaaacaagaaaagaaataaaaagtgaacACAGTAGTGGTGGTGATATAGCATTAATGAAGAGTGAAATTCATAAAATGGAAATGCGTCTTTCACATTTGAAAAGAGCTCaagaaaagttaattaatgatatgGAATTTTGTGTAGGGAGGAGAGATGTTATTTTGAATAAAGTTATGAGCAAGTTAAAAAGGAATCCTAAGGAGcaacaaaatcaaaaaatagtGTTCTCTAAACGTATTAAAGATCAGAAATTACAaatcaaacaaattttaaag gaaataaaacaaacagaatttaacatattacaattggaagaaaagatgaaaaaaatgttaaaagaattaGACGAAAAAAGACAAGCATTAAAGGAGATTGAAGATATTATTCCTGACATAAATcaagaaattatgaaaatggaCATGCTTAAAAGTTAT aaattgaAGTCATTAGTGTTTAAACaacgaaaagtaaaattacTCCAAGATGTTAAATCCGGTCGTTACAAAAtgctttttaaaaatgaagcGTTACTGAACGATGAGTTGCAAAACGAACGAATTCTTCATAGCTACTTGGTGCATGTGATGGAGCAAACAAAACAAGATTTTCCACTTCTGAAAAATagtatacataaaataatgttgacattacagatattataa